A genomic region of Fodinisporobacter ferrooxydans contains the following coding sequences:
- a CDS encoding threonine synthase produces MSYSYVSHLYCPKCESVYNVKDVHQLCTCGSPLLVNYHLDELRRKLHPSDLLERDSTIWRYHELLPVEEQKHVVSLGEGMTPFIPMPKLGKDMSISNLYMKDEGIIPTGTFKARGAAVGVSKAKELGIQELAMPTNGNAGAAWALYAARAGIRTTVVMPVDAPMITRNECAISGSNLYLVNGLISDAGKIVGQAVRDYELFDASTLKEPYRIEGKKTMGLEIAEQMGWKMPDVILYPTGGGVGIIGIYKALTELQTLGWVQGPLPRLVAVQAAGCAPIVKAWEEEKTESEFWANSSTIAFGINVPKALGDFLVLDAIYKTNGCAIAIDDTSILVEQQKVAVLEGSFICPEGASTFVAARRLRESGWIKEGETVVALNTGLGIKYPDTVRVEVPLLQPEECIQRGLMV; encoded by the coding sequence ATGTCATACAGTTACGTTTCACACTTGTATTGCCCGAAATGTGAATCTGTTTACAATGTAAAGGATGTACATCAATTATGTACGTGTGGTTCTCCGCTATTGGTGAACTATCACCTTGACGAATTACGCCGAAAACTTCATCCAAGTGATTTGCTAGAGCGAGATTCAACGATTTGGAGATACCATGAATTACTTCCGGTGGAAGAACAGAAACATGTAGTTTCATTGGGTGAAGGAATGACTCCTTTCATTCCAATGCCTAAATTGGGAAAGGATATGTCTATTTCGAACTTGTATATGAAAGATGAGGGAATTATTCCAACTGGTACTTTTAAGGCGCGCGGTGCCGCAGTTGGCGTATCAAAAGCAAAAGAATTGGGTATTCAGGAGTTGGCTATGCCGACAAACGGGAATGCCGGAGCTGCTTGGGCGCTTTACGCAGCAAGAGCTGGAATACGCACAACGGTTGTCATGCCGGTTGATGCACCGATGATTACGAGAAATGAGTGTGCGATATCCGGCTCGAATCTTTATTTGGTAAACGGTTTGATTAGTGACGCGGGGAAAATAGTGGGACAGGCGGTAAGAGATTATGAGCTTTTCGATGCTTCAACATTAAAAGAACCTTACAGAATTGAAGGAAAGAAAACGATGGGATTAGAAATTGCCGAACAAATGGGATGGAAAATGCCGGATGTCATTTTATATCCTACTGGCGGTGGAGTAGGCATTATCGGTATATACAAAGCGTTAACCGAATTGCAAACACTTGGTTGGGTTCAAGGACCACTCCCTAGATTGGTAGCTGTTCAAGCGGCTGGATGTGCGCCGATTGTAAAGGCCTGGGAAGAAGAGAAAACGGAGTCGGAATTTTGGGCAAACTCTTCTACGATAGCATTTGGTATAAACGTCCCGAAAGCTCTTGGAGATTTCCTTGTCCTTGATGCGATTTACAAAACAAATGGATGCGCCATTGCCATTGACGACACGTCTATATTAGTTGAACAACAAAAAGTTGCAGTACTTGAAGGTTCTTTTATATGCCCTGAAGGAGCTTCTACCTTTGTAGCGGCCAGAAGATTAAGAGAGAGCGGTTGGATTAAAGAAGGCGAGACCGTCGTTGCGCTTAATACCGGGCTAGGCATTAAATATCCGGATACTGTACGCGTAGAAGTACCGTTATTACAACCTGAGGAATGTATTCAAAGAGGACTGATGGTGTAG
- a CDS encoding DUF3311 domain-containing protein has protein sequence MNRKKRVPKYWIFLLVPYIWDVLLIPFINTSKIHPFGIPFLLLWMLLGVIVVSIFIGVVYYLDIQSNHSAEQTIQMIHHVESKGS, from the coding sequence GTGAACCGCAAAAAAAGAGTGCCAAAATATTGGATTTTCCTTCTTGTGCCATATATTTGGGATGTGTTGCTGATTCCCTTTATAAATACTAGTAAGATCCATCCGTTCGGTATCCCTTTTTTACTGCTATGGATGCTGCTTGGTGTGATCGTTGTGAGCATTTTCATCGGAGTCGTTTATTATCTCGACATACAATCGAATCATTCCGCCGAGCAGACAATTCAAATGATACATCACGTTGAATCGAAAGGAAGCTGA
- a CDS encoding amidohydrolase, with amino-acid sequence MDAIALRREFHKYPEVGFTEFRTASKVVEILKSLGYEVIYGAAALDPQSRRGVPSEEELEAAYNRALAGGANPKIIEKMKGGNTAVIGILKGKRTGPTVAFRFDMDALPIQESTDLDHFPQSSEFRSKYEGNMHACAHDAHTAIGLSLAEKMSDQNFSGTLKLIFQPAEEGGRGAYSIVKKGMADDIDQLFCLHLGLDVPLGEIYGGSKDLLATTKLLAHFHGVPSHSGISPEKGRNALLGAATALLNIHSLPRFSSCPTRVNVGVLEGGTAPNIIPQYAKMIIETRASLAEINNELEKRVRDIIEHSAAMHGLRYEIEVIGEATTLVCDENMIATVLEQAKNTRGFDSFKEYYNFGGSEDASFLIRRVQECGGQGTYMVIGTPIAAPHHHQKFDIGEDAIPMSVELLERIAKRTLHVREG; translated from the coding sequence ATGGATGCTATTGCATTGCGGCGGGAGTTTCATAAATATCCGGAGGTTGGTTTTACGGAATTTCGTACTGCATCGAAGGTTGTGGAAATCCTAAAGTCTCTTGGTTACGAGGTGATATATGGTGCTGCTGCGTTAGACCCGCAATCCCGACGAGGTGTTCCTTCTGAAGAAGAACTTGAAGCCGCATATAATAGGGCACTGGCGGGTGGAGCCAACCCAAAAATTATTGAAAAAATGAAAGGGGGAAATACGGCAGTCATTGGCATCTTGAAAGGGAAAAGAACTGGCCCGACTGTTGCATTCCGCTTCGATATGGATGCGTTGCCTATTCAAGAAAGTACAGATCTCGATCATTTTCCACAATCCTCTGAGTTCAGGTCAAAATATGAAGGGAACATGCATGCTTGTGCACATGACGCCCATACGGCGATCGGGTTAAGTCTTGCAGAAAAAATGTCAGATCAAAATTTTTCAGGAACGCTTAAATTAATCTTCCAACCGGCAGAAGAAGGTGGACGTGGCGCTTATTCCATTGTGAAAAAGGGTATGGCAGACGATATTGATCAGCTTTTTTGTCTGCATCTTGGTCTTGATGTTCCTTTAGGAGAAATTTATGGCGGATCAAAAGATTTACTTGCCACTACCAAATTACTCGCGCATTTTCACGGTGTTCCTTCTCATTCCGGTATTTCACCGGAGAAAGGCCGAAACGCATTATTAGGTGCTGCAACCGCATTATTGAACATTCATTCTCTTCCAAGGTTCAGTTCGTGTCCTACACGTGTAAATGTGGGCGTGTTAGAAGGAGGAACAGCGCCAAATATTATTCCACAATACGCAAAAATGATTATTGAGACACGAGCTTCATTGGCGGAAATAAACAACGAATTGGAAAAACGAGTGCGAGATATTATTGAGCATAGTGCTGCCATGCATGGTTTGCGCTATGAAATAGAAGTGATTGGTGAAGCAACTACCCTCGTATGTGATGAGAATATGATTGCAACAGTCCTTGAACAAGCAAAAAACACGAGGGGATTTGACTCTTTCAAAGAGTATTATAATTTTGGAGGAAGTGAAGATGCCAGTTTCCTGATTCGTCGCGTTCAGGAGTGCGGAGGTCAAGGGACGTATATGGTCATAGGCACTCCGATTGCTGCACCTCATCATCATCAAAAATTTGATATTGGAGAAGACGCAATTCCTATGAGTGTGGAACTTTTGGAACGTATTGCAAAACGCACGTTACATGTACGGGAGGGTTAA
- a CDS encoding RidA family protein produces the protein MMKMIHTEKAPPAIGSYSQAMKAGEFLFLSGQIPINPETNEVVEKNMILQTQQVMRNIKAILESEGVTFEHIVKTTIFVKDLNQFASINEEYGRFLGNHRPARSTVEVSRLPKDVLVEIEAIAYMGGSQN, from the coding sequence ATGATGAAAATGATTCATACTGAAAAAGCGCCGCCAGCAATTGGATCCTATTCCCAGGCAATGAAAGCAGGAGAATTTCTTTTTCTTTCAGGTCAAATTCCCATAAATCCCGAAACAAATGAAGTTGTAGAAAAGAACATGATTCTTCAAACACAGCAAGTCATGAGAAATATTAAAGCGATTTTAGAAAGTGAAGGCGTTACATTCGAGCATATTGTGAAAACAACCATATTTGTTAAGGATTTGAATCAGTTTGCATCTATTAATGAAGAGTATGGTAGATTCTTGGGGAATCATCGCCCTGCTCGTTCAACAGTGGAGGTAAGTCGCCTTCCGAAAGATGTACTGGTCGAAATTGAAGCCATTGCCTATATGGGTGGTTCCCAAAACTAA
- a CDS encoding helix-turn-helix transcriptional regulator — MKECHKAIFDLAIRTADMLVKMFGSRCEVAVHNFDNLEQSLIHLAGSITDRKIGSPITDLVLQELNKPITEINDMPNYKTQSKNGIVMKSSTVFLRDADDHIIGALCMNYDISLLMQLEGEVGNFITFDEEQSKSENFFSSVHDVIQGMAEQVLQGFKKAPSVMSMDEKVECVRQLEQRGTFLIKGATEYVATILGVSKFTIYNYLQKIRTHNEYHIEEEVKEK; from the coding sequence ATGAAAGAGTGTCATAAAGCAATTTTTGATTTGGCTATTCGAACAGCAGATATGCTCGTGAAAATGTTCGGGTCACGCTGTGAAGTAGCCGTTCATAATTTTGATAATTTGGAACAGTCTTTAATTCATTTGGCTGGTTCCATCACAGATCGAAAAATTGGTTCTCCTATTACGGATTTGGTGTTACAAGAATTAAACAAGCCGATAACAGAAATAAACGATATGCCCAATTACAAAACTCAAAGCAAAAATGGGATTGTTATGAAATCATCTACCGTTTTTTTACGGGATGCAGACGATCACATTATTGGCGCACTTTGCATGAATTACGATATCAGCTTGCTAATGCAACTGGAAGGAGAAGTTGGAAATTTTATTACATTTGATGAAGAACAATCAAAATCAGAAAATTTTTTCTCCTCTGTGCACGATGTGATTCAGGGTATGGCTGAACAGGTGCTGCAAGGATTCAAAAAGGCGCCGTCCGTAATGAGCATGGACGAAAAAGTAGAGTGTGTTCGGCAACTCGAACAAAGAGGGACATTTTTAATCAAAGGGGCAACGGAATACGTAGCAACCATTCTAGGTGTCTCGAAGTTTACGATTTATAACTATCTGCAAAAAATTCGAACGCATAATGAATATCATATAGAGGAGGAAGTAAAAGAAAAATGA